A single window of Nicotiana sylvestris chromosome 3, ASM39365v2, whole genome shotgun sequence DNA harbors:
- the LOC104240878 gene encoding uncharacterized protein yields MEIKLSQSSLPLPFKASSSKANSIYKHFSILPKRCKYQIQEFFSNGQHLNNSKQFLVHVVKEDETLTSISKLYRVPIYEIAAANKEIIDVDLVFEGQLLNIPSYITACSQTCQRKMIRLPKIHVSETNRRLKLCGKDFNQKILSVLSCRHLPYAKTTGYFLVLVPLIAFCIRCIMMNAFHHRVARNKLQDVRQASGSMRWKLALRDLSDPDASYTDSRPEIENVTDDQDNFHSEDHSRAYAKLDHDYQKFLAECGMSKWGYWRGGSSK; encoded by the exons ATGGAAATAAAGCTAAGCCAATCCTCTCTTCCATTGCCCTTCAAAGCTTCTTCCTCTAAAGCTAACTCCATATACAAACACTTCAGTATACTTCCTAAG AGGTGTAAATACCAAATTCAAGAGTTTTTCTCAAATGGTCAACACTTGAACAATTCCAAGCAATTCTTGGTTCATGTGGTGAAAGA GGATGAAACGTTGACTTCAATTTCAAAGTTATATAGGGTGCCTATTTATGAAATTGCTGCTGCAAATAAGGAAATTATTGATGTTGACCTTGTTTTTGAGGGTCAACTGCTCAACATTCCTTCCTATATCACAGCTTGCTCGCAAACG TGTCAAAGGAAGATGATCAGGTTACCTAAAATTCATGTGTCTGAAACGAACCGGCGCTTGAAACTCTGTGGCAAAGACTTCAACCAGAAGATCCTATCTGTGCTTTCATGCCGTCATTTACCATAT GCTAAAACCACTGGTTATTTTCTAGTTCTGGTTCCTCTGATAGCCTTTTGCATCAGATGCATAATGATGAATGCGTTTCACCATAGAGTTGCCAGAAATAAATTGCAAGATGTTCGTCAGGCATCTGGAAGCATGAGATGGAAATTAGCTCTTCGCGATTTGAGCGATCCAGATGCTTCATATACTGATTCAAGACCTGAAATTGAA AATGTCACAGATGATCAAGATAATTTCCATTCGGAAGACCATTCACGTGCTTATGCTAAACTGGACCATGATTATCAGAAGTTCTTGGCTGAATGCGGGATGAGTAAATGGGGCTACTGGCGCGGTGGTTCATCTAAATAA